Proteins from one Cryptomeria japonica chromosome 4, Sugi_1.0, whole genome shotgun sequence genomic window:
- the LOC131874992 gene encoding replication protein A 70 kDa DNA-binding subunit A-like, whose product MSEDRPSTSKWSLQFATELPSSQTTTSENIGPIKTLNPYQNKWTIKGKVTHKWPIKAYSTTTKNGHVFSFDIVDCDGSEIRTTCFDEIAKLHYNRVDIGSHYIISKGSVKEANARYNKLNSQLEITLSDTSIVKHCTNEEQVDQQTAPFTPIGELFQLTNNTLVDIIGLVLYVGDIIPIHRKDGSETQKCVVQINDLSGSTIDINLWGPIAEQNGLELKNMLTNDSVVILALRNAHVGYFNGKLVNITATTTLHINPSFPEAKLLTSRGRDPLLALPFVAETIHIDDKYTRMTISSIRERMSIKPETI is encoded by the coding sequence ATGTCTGAGGATAGACCATCAACATCTAAATGGTCGCTTCAGTTTGCAACTGAATTGCCATCCTCACAAACAACAACTTCTGAAAATATAGGTCCTATAAAAactttgaatccataccaaaataaatggacaatcaaAGGGAAAGTTACTCATAAATGGCCTATTAAGGCATATAGCACAACCACCAAAAATGGCCATGTCtttagctttgacattgttgaTTGTGATGGTTCTGAAATTAGAACTACATGTTTTGATGAGATAGCTAAGTTACACTATAACCGTGTGGACATAGGTtcacattatattatttcaaaagGATCTGTTAAGGAGGCAAATGCaaggtacaacaaactaaacagTCAATTAGAAATCACCTTGTCTGATACGTCCATAGTAAAACATTGCACCAACGAAGAACAAGTTGATCAACAAACTGCTCCTTTCACACCTATTGGTGAATTGTTTCAACTAACAAACAATACACTGGTTGACATTATTGGTCTTGTTCTATATGTTGGAGATATCATTCCTATTCACAGGAAAGATGGCAGTGAAACACAAAAATGTGTTGTGCAAATTAATGATCTATCTGgttcaacaattgacatcaacttaTGGGGCCCAATAGCAGAACAAAATGGTCTGGAATTGAAAAATATGTTgaccaatgatagtgtggtaatcCTTGCTTTACGTAATGCTCATGTTGGCTATTTCAATGGCAAGCTTGTGAACATAACAGCTACAacaacattacatatcaacccaAGTTTCCCAGAAGCAAAGCTTCTAACATCAAGAGGAAGGGACCCTTTGCTTGCTCTACCCTTTGTTGCAGAAACTATCCACATAGACGACAAATATACTAGAATGACAATCTCTTCGATCCGTGAGCGGATGAGCATCAAACCAGAAACAATTTAG